In Cicer arietinum cultivar CDC Frontier isolate Library 1 chromosome 7, Cicar.CDCFrontier_v2.0, whole genome shotgun sequence, a single window of DNA contains:
- the LOC101502194 gene encoding protein CHROMATIN REMODELING 35-like, which yields MESSVDLPAKRTAPTGISPEGGHKKHKLSSDSLPYAANGNAIDYKNPYAISDVVNRLESGKFGSVTKDIEALITRKMQILGPYFAKYPRLVNQLLKVVMNHDEVTEKSENKKVTVLPHHNVIDLDGGHIEKDVPATPFPVVIIDSDEEDDRDQKSFVPFYEVLLPKPVQSPALKRIGYHASNASHESGDLKFETSLPCKDDTKKDKGVYVGVHEEEDHEVDAVDDGLDDIWREMSMAIETSKDVSDDPPPEEEEEEDADCDHSFVLKDDLGYVCRVCGVIDRGIETIFEFQYKVKRSTRTYVSDSSNGKEKVDVFGVKIADDDLIVTEISAHPRHANQMKPHQIEGFNFLVRNLAGDNPGGCILAHAPGSGKTFMIISFMQSFLGKYPSARPLVVLPKGILSTWKKEFQTWQVEDIPLYDFYTVKADNRYQQLEVLKQWVANKSILFLGYKQFSSIVCDNSNNNASISCQEILLKVPSILILDEGHTPRNENTDMVQSLAKVQTPRKVVLSGTLYQNHVKEVFNVLNLVRPKFLQMETSKPIVRRIKSRIYIQGVKAFSELVENTLQKDPDFKRKVAVIHDLREMTSKVLHYYKGDFLDELPGLVDFTVILKLTPRQKHEVEKVKRISRKFKMSSVGTAVYLHPKLKPVAEKCDEKSISDHVMDDLIENIDVRDGVKSKFFRNMLNLCESAGEKLLVFSQYLLPLKYMERITMKWKGWSLGKEIFVISGETSSEDRELSMEKFNNSPDARIFFGSIKACGEGISLVGASRVIILDVHLNPSVTRQAIGRAFRPGQTKKVFVYRLIAADSPEEEDHNTCFKKELISKMWFEWNEYCGESAFEVETLDVKECGDLFLESPLLGEDVKALYKR from the exons ATGGAGTCATCTGTTGATTTACCAGCTAAACGCACCGCTCCAACTG GAATTTCTCCAGAAGGGGGGcacaaaaaacataaattatcaaGTGATAGCTTACCATATGCAGCAAATGGTAATGCGATAGATTACAAAAATCCTTATGCAATCTCAGATGTTGTAAATCGTTTAGAAAGTGGAAAATTTGGAAGTGTGACAAAGGATATAGAGGCCCTTATAACCCGGAAAATGCAAATATTGGGCCCTTACTTTGCAAAATATCCTAGACTTGTTAATCAGTTATTGAAAGTGGTGATGAATCACGACGAAGTAACtgaaaaatcagaaaataaaaaagttactGTTTTGCCACATCATAATGTCATAGATTTGGATGGGGGGCACATTGAAAAGGATGTTCCTGCGACACCATTTCCTGTTGTAATAATTGATTCAGATGAGGAAGATGATAGGGATCAAAAGTCTTTTGTTCCGTTTTATGAAGTTTTATTGCCAAAACCAGTTCAGTCTCCTGCATTAAAAAGGATT GGGTATCATGCTTCCAATGCTTCCCATGAAAGTGGAGATCTAAAATTTGAAACAAGTCTGCCTTGTAAAGATGACACCAAGAAAGATAAAGGTGTCTATGTTGGTGTACATGAGGAAGAAGATCACGAGGTTGATGCTGTAGACGATGGGCTAGATGATATCTGGAGGGAGATGTCGATGGCCATAGAAACTTCTAAA GACGTTTCTGACGATCCTCCTCctgaagaagaagaggaagaagatgctgACTGTGATcattcttttgttttaaaagaCGATCTTGGTTATGTTTGTCGCGTTTGTGGGGTTATTGACAGAGGAATTGAAACTATATTTGAGTTCCAATACAAG GTTAAAAGGAGCACAAGAACTTATGTGTCTGATTCTTCAAATGGCAAagaaaaagttgatgtatttggtgTTAAGATTGCTGACGATGATCTCATAGTAACCGAAATATCAGCACATCCTCGGCATGCAAATCAAATGAAACCACACCAAATAGAAGGATTCAATTTTCTTGTAAGAAATCTGGCGGGGGACAATCCTGGGGGATGTATCCTGGCTCATGCTCCAGGATCTGGAAAGACATTCATGATTATCAGTTTCATGCAAAGTTTTTTAGGAAAGTATCCCAGTGCCCGACCTTTGGTTGTGCTTCCTAAGGGAATACTATCAACATGGAAAAAAGAGTTTCAAACATGGCAAGTTGAAGATATACCACTTTATGACTTTTACACCGTGAAGGCTGACAACAGATATCAGCAATTGGAAGTTTTGAAACAGTGGGTGGCTAACAAGAGTATCCTTTTCTTAGGATACAAACAGTTTTCTTCCATTGTCTGTGATAATTCTAACAACAACGCATCGATATCTTGTCAAGAGATATTGCTTAAGGTTCCTTCAATTCTCATTTTAGATGAGGGACACACTCCTCGGAATGAAAATACTGATATGGTACAGTCCCTTGCAAAAGTACAAACACCAAGAAAAGTTGTACTGTCTGGAACCCTATATCAAAATCATGTCAAGGAGGTATTTAACGTTCTCAATCTTGTCCGACCAAAGTTTTTACAGATGGAAACGTCCAAGCCTATTGTCCGACGCATTAAGAGTAGGATCTATATACAAGGTGTGAAAGCCTTCTCCGAGTTGGTCGAAAATACATTGCAGAAGGATCCAGATTTTAAAAGGAAAGTAGCTGTTATACATGATTTGCGTGAGATGACCAGCAAGGTACTTCACTATTACAAAGGAGATTTTCTTGATGAGCTTCCCGGCCTCGTAGATTTTACTGTGATTCTCAAACTCACTCCTCGACAAAAGCATGAAGTTGAGAAAGTTAAGAGGATATCTAGAAAGTTCAAGATGTCTTCTGTAGGTACTGCAGTATATCTGCACCCAAAATTGAAACCTGTTGCAGAAAAATGTGATGAAAAGTCTATATCAGATCATGTAATGGATGATCTAATAGAGAATATAGATGTAAGAGATGGGGTGAAATCAAAATTCTTTCGCAACATGCTGAACCTATGCGAATCAGCTGGAGAGAAGCTCCTTGTGTTCAGTCAATATCTCTTACCTTTAAAATATATGGAAAGGATAACTATGAAATGGAAGGGTTGGAGTCTCGGAAAAGAAATCTTTGTAATTTCAGGAGAAACATCATCTGAAGACAGAGAGTTGTCCATGGAAAAGTTTAACAATTCACCTGATGCAAGAATATTTTTTGGGTCAATCAAAGCATGTGGTGAGGGTATATCCTTGGTTGGCGCATCTCGCGTCATCATCTTGGATGTTCATCTGAACCCCTCAGTTACTCGTCAAGCTATTGGCCGTGCTTTTCGGCCAGGACAGACAAAGAAAGTGTTTGTGTATCGATTGATAGCTGCTGATTCTCCGGAAGAGGAAGATCACAATACTTGTTTCAAGAAggaattaatttcaaaaatgtGGTTTGAATGGAATGAATATTGTGGCGAAAGTGCTTTCGAAGTTGAGACACTCGATGTTAAAGAATGCGGTGATCTATTTCTTGAAAGTCCATTGTTAGGCGAAGATGTAAAAGCTCTGTATAAAAG GTAG
- the LOC101501868 gene encoding uncharacterized protein, which produces MGKKNKTAKENGGDGGTVKQSSLTLFVSNLPYSFSNSQLEETFSEVGPVRRCFMVTQKGSAQHRGFGYVQFAVEADANRAIELKNNSSVGGRKVTVKHAMPRPPREDRRSKPDQEGKADDLTESKNEDKDSELSGAEKPVSDSKEEEVKVLNIQKISRKPTEIKKAALCNDVADEGGGSEKQKVARTVIFGGLINSDMADDVHRQARDIGTVCSVKYPLSRNDLQQHGLLQDGCTLDASAVLYTSVKSARASVATLHKKEIGGGTVWARQLGGEGAKTQKWKLIVRNLPFKAKENEIRDVFSSVGPVWDAFIPHKSDTGLSKGFAFVKFTSKQDAESAIRKLNGSKFGTRLIAVDWAVPKKIFNNDTNDDLASEKGEPKITDEDGSTTEDDVEHVDKQSDHGDDSDTDGVVVEDVPSEDDFDKEADIARKVLNNLITSSAKDTSVNNDSTCSDANKEPKSKETVKDANSKASKESDKVSGVSKPETSSRTNLSNPKETEEDLQRTVFISNLPFECDAEEVKQRFSGFGEVEYFVPVLHQVTKRPRGTGFLKFKTAEAADTAVSTAGTASGMGILVKGRPLKVLKALDRKSAHDKELENAKSEVHDHRNLYLAKEGLILDGTPAAEGVSASDMLKRKDLERKKKTKLQSPNFHVSRTRLVIYNLPKSMTEKELKKLCINAVISRATKQKPIIRQLKLLKDGRKGKVTQEQYSRGVAFLEFSEHQHALVALRVLNNNPETFGPEHRPIVEFALDNVQTLKLRNARLQSQQQAPYDDNNGNENDKPDNAEVHTHVKDRKRKSQEHDKPAKDSTQNSYSEQGGKVSNGKSPQGGKSKRQKPNTGVLSLKESPKALVRKVKNNQDGQNHSAKLHEGRNTVIDSNNRKKSGKKDDVVNGKRKMQNQEQAGEKVSRKRTKKNKDSVGKETVDKLDMLIEQYRSKFSNNKGSQGNEGERKSKQLRKWFQS; this is translated from the exons ATGGGGAAGAAAAACAAAACGGCGAAGGAAAATGGCGGCGACGGCGGAACTGTAAAACAGAGTTCTTTAACTCTTTTTGTCTCCAATTTGCCCTATTCCTTTTCCAACTCTCAG CTTGAAGAAACTTTCAGTGAAGTTGGACCTGTTAGGCGTTGCTTCATGGTCACACAGAAGG GGTCTGCTCAACATCGTGGTTTCGGTTATGTTCAATT TGCTGTTGAGGCTGATGCTAACCGTGCCATTGAGCTGAAGAACAACTCATCGGTTGGTGGCCGAAAAGTTACAGTGAAGCATGCAATGCCTCGTCCTCCTCGTGAAGACCGAAGGTCAAAACCAGATCAAG AGGGCAAGGCAGATGATCTCACAGAGTCAAAGAATGAAGATAAAGACAGCGAATTATCTGGAGCCGAGAAGCCTGTTTCAGATTCAAAAGAAGAAG AAGTGAAAGTTTTGaatatacaaaaaatttcaaGGAAGCCTACGGAAATAAAAAAAGCAGCTCTTTGTAATGATGTAGCAGATGAGGGGGGTGGCTCAGAAAAGCAGAA GGTTGCTAGAACTGTTATATTTGGTGGTCTGATCAATTCTGATATGGCTGATGATGTACACCGCCAAGCCAGAGATATTGGCACTGTGTGTTCTGTAAAGTATCCCCTTTCAAGGAATGATCTTCAGCAACATG GTCTGCTGCAAGATGGCTGTACATTGGATGCTTCAGCCGTACTTTATACGAGTGTAAAATCCGCTCGTGCTTCTGTTGCAACATTGCATAAAAAAGAGATAGGTGGGGGGACTGTTTGGGCACGCCAACTTGGTGGAGAG GGCGCCAAGACTCAGAAATGGAAGCTTATTGTCAGAAACCTTCCTTTCAAG gccaaagaaaatgaaataagaGATGTGTTTTCATCTGTGGGGCCCGTATGGGATGCATTCATTCCACACAAGTCCGACACAGG TCTTTCAAAGGGTTTTGCATTTGTAAAATTCACCAGCAAGCAAGATGCTGAAAGT GCTATTCGGAAACTCAATGGATCAAAGTTTGGGACTCGTCTCATAGCTGTTGACTGGGCTGTTCcaaaaaagatatttaataaTGATACCAATGATGATCTTGCTTCAGAGAAAG GAGAACCAAAAATAACAGATGAAGATGGTAGTACTACTGAGGATGATGTCGAGCATGTTGACAAACAATCTGATCATGGAGATGATAGTGATACTGATGGTGTTGTGGTGGAAGATGTTCCTTCTGAAGATGATTTTGACAAGGAAGCAGACATTGCAAGAAAGGTTCTGAACAACTTGATTACATCCTCTGCCAAAGACACATCTGTAAATAATGATTCTACGTGTTCTGATGCGAACAAGGAGCCAAAATCCAAAGAAACTGTTAAGGATGCAAATAGTAAAGCATCTAAGGAGTCTGACAAGGTTTCAGGTGTTTCTAAGCCTGAAACTTCCAGCAGAACCAATTTATCAAATCCTAAGGAAACAGAAGAGGATTTGCAAAGAACGGTTTTTATAAGTAATCTTCCCTTTGAGTGTGATGCTGAAGAAGTGAAGCAACGGTTTTCTGGATTTGGAGAAGTAGAATATTTTGTTCCCGTTCTCCACCAAGTGACCAA GCGACCACGAGGAACTGGTTTTCTTAAGTTTAAAACTGCAGAAGCAGCTGATACTGCAGTCTCGACTGCCGGTACTGCTTCTGGGATGGGTATTTTAGTAAAAGGTAGACCACTTAAAGTTTTAAAGGCTCTGGACAGGAAATCAGCTCATGACAAAGAACTGGAGAATGCAAAAAGTGAGGTTCATGACCACCGCAATCTTTACTTGGCAAAG GAGGGGCTTATTCTTGACGGGACTCCAGCTGCTGAAGGGGTTTCAGCCAGTGATATGTTAAAACGCAAAGA TTtggaaaggaaaaagaagacAAAGCTTCAATCTCCAAATTTTCATGTTTCAAGAACTAGACTTGTTATCTACAATTTACCGAAGTCAATGACTGAAAAAGAACTAAAGAAGCTTTGCATTAATGCAGTCATCTCTAGAGCTACCAAGCAAAAACCTATAATTCGACAG TTAAAGCTTTTGAAAGATGGAAGGAAAGGAAAGGTTACTCAAGAACAATATTCCCGTGGAGTCGCCTTTCTTGAATTTTCAGAACATCAGCATGCCCTTGTTGCTTTGAGAGTTCTTAACAATAATCCTG AAACTTTTGGTCCTGAACATCGGCCGATAGTGGAGTTTGCTCTGGATAATGTTCAAACATTGAAACTTCGGAATGCAAGGCTACAGTCTCAGCAGCAGGCTCCTTATGATGACAACAATGGCAACGAAAATGACAAACCTGACAATGCAGAAGTTCACACACATGTAAAGGATAGAAAGCGAAAATCTCAAGAACATGACAAACCGGCAAAGGATTCGACGCAAAATTCTTATAGTGAACAAGGTGGTAAGGTGTCAAACGGAAAATCTCCTCAAGGAGGCAAATCCAAAAGACAGAAACCAAATACTGGAGTGTTATCCTTGAAAGAAAGTCCAAAAGCTTTGGTCAGGAAGGTAAAGAATAACCAAGATGGCCAGAATCACAGTGCTAAATTACATGAAGGTAGAAATACCGTCATTGACAGTAATAATAGGAAAAAATCAGGGAAGAAAGATGATGTGGTAAATGGAAAGAGGAAGATGCAAAACCAGGAACAAGCAGGGGAAAAGGTTTCTAGGAAAAGAACTAAGAAGAATAAAGATTCAGTAGGAAAGGAAACAGTAGATAAGCTTGACATGCTTATAGAACAATATAGATCCAAGTTCTCAAACAACAAAGGTTCCCAAGGAAATGAAGGTGAGAGGAAATCTAAACAGCTTAGAAAATGGTTCCAATCATAG
- the LOC101501551 gene encoding uncharacterized protein: MAEHGTATINDGEPEPQQNEHQNNNNDKKKDKNSDPELFCCLLQPLTADADPQYIGIRRLLLHRKAEAGVLRRRDWRCNGKTYVAYRNYICRPRNWESLRAPSLQSTPGNSGRWILSSSPLSRWSEVDSWSSGRDVQIANSVSNHRTSFSSNASDSDRPRHRVVEPAYSFVGMHCIFDQCKASVTVLKFGHMSSDLLAYGASDGTLTVCSVSEKPSVLKQLNGHSKDVTDFDFTTNNQYIASSSLDKTVRVWEITKGVCIRVIYGVSSQLCIRFHPVNNNFLSVGNANKEINVFNFSTGRIINKTVFDAEVTSMDHDHTGHLIFCGDAQGCIYSVNINSHTGMLSRSHRHRSSSKHKSPVTTVQYRSFSLLARGPVLLTCTQDGSLSFFSVALEIKGYLTLRCSLKLIPRIHKIQASFCPLLSLEKGEFIVAGSEDSNVYFYDLTKPKHTCVNKLQGHRFPVMGIAWNHGENFLASSDFYGIVIVWKRERTNQNQNT; this comes from the exons ATGGCGGAGCACGGGACCGCCACCATAAACGACGGCGAACCAGAGCCGCAACAGAACGAACAccaaaacaacaacaacgacaAGAAGAAAGATAAGAATTCAGATCCAGAGCTATTCTGCTGTCTGCTTCAGCCTCTCACCGCCGACGCTGATCCTCAGTACATCGGCATTCGCCGCCTCCTTCTTCATCGGAAAGCCGAGGCTGGAGTCCTCCGCCGTAGG GATTGGAGATGCAATGGGAAAACTTACGTGGCATACCGGAATTACATATGCAGGCCTAGGAACTGGGAAAGTTTACGAGCACCAAGCCTTCAAAGTACTCCAGGAAACAG TGGCCGATGGATTCTATCTTCAAGTCCACTCTCCCGTTGGTCAGAGGTGGACAGTTGGAGTTCTGGGAGG GATGTCCAAATTGCAAACTCAGTATCCAATCATAGAACAAGTTTTAGCTCAAATGCAAGTGATTCTGATCGTCCACGGCATCGCGTGGTTGAGCCTGCCTATTCCTTTGTAGGAATGCATTGCATCTTTGACCAGTGCAAAGCCTCTG TTACGGTGTTAAAGTTCGGGCACATGAGTTCTGACCTACTTGCTTATGGGGCATCAGATGGAACCTTGACTGTGTGCAGTGTTTCGGAGAAACCTTCAGTCCTCAAACAATTAAATGGCCATTCCAAAGATGTCACAG ATTTTGATTTTACAACAAACAATCAGTACATTGCATCCTCTTCTTTGGATAAAACTGTGAGAGTATGGGAGATAACAAAAGGCGTTTGCATACGGGTGATATATGGAGTTTCTTCACAACTGTGTATCCGTTTCCATCCT GTAAATAACAACTTCCTTTCTGTTGGCAATgcaaacaaagaaataaat GTGTTCAATTTCAGCACTGGAAGGATAATTAACAAGACAGTATTTGACGCGGAAGTTACCTCTATGGACCATGATCATACAGGTCATCTCATCTTTTGTGGAGATGCACAG GGATGTATATACTCTGTAAATATAAACTCCCACACAGGTATGTTATCCCGCTCTCATCGTCATCGAAGTAGCAGCAAGCACAAATCTCCGGTCACAACAGTGCAGTATAGGAGCTTCTCTCTGCTGGCTCGAGGACCTGTGTTGTTGACCTGTACTCAGGATGGAAGTCTGTCTTTCTTCAG TGTGGCTTTGGAGATAAAAGGTTATTTAACTCTTCGTTGCTCGCTCAAATTAATTCCTCGGATACACAAAATTCAAGCTTCATTCTGCCCCCTTCTTTCACTTGAAAAAGGAGAATTCATTG TTGCTGGAAGTGAGGACTCAAATGTCTATTTCTATGATCTAACAAAGCCAAAGCATACATGTGTAAACAAGCTACAG GGTCATCGGTTTCCTGTGATGGGGATTGCTTGGAACCATGGAGAAAACTTTTTGGCTTCATCCGATTTTTACGGCATAGTAATTGTTTGGAAAAGAGAAAGAACAAATCAGAACCAGAATACATAG